GTCATCACATGCACCTGGACCCTCCTGGGGGGCCAAACTCCACATGAAGAGCCAAAACTTGCATGTTCTCTTACTTGGAGAGTCCTCACCCTTTGAAGTAACTAAAGAATCATGCTTAATTCATGCACATTCACCCATTGGAGTTCCATGTTAGCACTTTACTATGAGGACAGATttgcccccccccaacccccaaaaagaCAAGAGACAAACTTCTGTTCAAAGGTTGGCTATggagccgggtggcggtggtagcgcacgccttaatcccagcacttgggaggcagaggcaggtggatctctgtgagtttgaggccagcctggtctacagagtgagatccaggaaaggtgcaaaagctacacagagaaaccctgtctcaaacaaacaaacaaacaaacaaacaaacaaacccagaataaaaaattctttagggttggggatttagctcagtggtagagcgcttgactggcaagcacaaggccctgggttcgatcctcagctcaacaaaacaaaaccaaaccgggcggtggtggctcacgcctgtaatcgctgcactggggaggcagaggcaggtggatctctagttcgaggccagcctggtttacagagctagtccaggacaggctccaaagctacagagaaaccctgtctcgaggggggAAAAAATGTTGGCTATGCTCTACAGACTTTTTGAGAGGGAGCCTTACAATGTAGACAAGCTATCCTCAAATCCAAGAGCCACCAAGTTCACACACACCCCTTATGGTCTGAGACAAGGACCCATATCACATGCCcaaagatgtccttgaacttcagatcctctggCCTCAATCTCCAAGCATTACAGTTTCACCATCACACAGGATCTATGtaatgctggagactgaaccaagGAATTCAatgaactacattcccagctcAGAATAACTTGAATAGTCAGGAGCCTAACCTTGAAATTCTAAGGAGTCAATCTTTACTCATCCAAGTACTTTAAgggttttctctttgtttttctcttttctttcttttttggggacaaggtttctccgtgtagttttgatgcATATCTTGGATctcgagctgtagaccaggctggcctcgaactcagagatcctcctggctctgcctcctgagtgccgggattaaaggcgtgtgctaccacacctggccaacTTTTGATTGAAGGCAGGTTAGGACTCCTATCAGACAAAATTCCAAACAGGAAAATGAGGTGGCTCTCAAGTACTTCCCCCACATACACAACCCTCTCATGTCGTCTTCTTCAGTAAAcacattttttccatttctccaaACTTCCTTAATTGAAAGTTTATTTCTACACAAGATTAATTAGGAGGTCTTCACTGCCCGTTGCAGATAAATTAGCCAACCCACTCCCCTGGTACTCATGTGTTCCTTCCAGCAAGAAACGCCACGACATTGGAACCCTAAGCAGCAGCTCCTTGAAGTATACTTTCAAATACAGATCACGTTAATTAACATATAAAGATCTCACGCTTCCACCGGGGCAGCACATTGAACAATTATAAGGTAAGCTACTGAGTAGGGTAGTAAACTACCAACCCTAGGGCCCTACGACATACTAGTAGGTTTGGGGTCAGTACTGACTTGTTTCTCCTGGGCGCGCTCTTTCGAGGATATTTGGGCTGCCTCCGGAGCCGCAGGGTCTTGGGCCGCCGGAACGTGGGTGACGTGCGGATCTTCTTCTTTTTGTGGCTGTGGACGCCTTTCAGCACTGCCTTCTTGGCTTTCAGGGCCTTCGCTTTGGCCTCGGCTTTGGGAGGGGCAGGAGCTGCGAGAGAAGGAAATGTAACTAGAGTGCAGCGTTCAGAAATTGATCCCTTCCGGCGGCCCTGTCAACACGCGCATCAGTGGTTCCTTTGAGGACATCATAGGTCTCAGGAGAGTCTACATTCTTTCCATCATATGCACGATACTGGCAAGCGAAGATAATTAACCCGGAATAACGGGGAAAAAGAGGGCATCCTTTATAGGTCTGGAGACACGGAGCGCCACCCTGTGGGTGTTAAGGAGCTTCCCAAAGCCAACTGCTCGGCTATCAGTGGCAAGTGATGCCGGCTGGGTCGCCTCTACGACTCCCTTCACTGCCCAGCCCATGCGGCGTGGCCCACGCGGTCCTCATACACTGCTGTGTGGGCTTAATCGCGACAGCAGCTCCAGAACAAATCCCCCATGGCTTAGCCCAGTGGGCATCTTCCCCGTGAGTCCGCTATGCCGATATCCCAGGCCAACCCGCCACAGCCCCGTGCCGCAACACACCTTCCTTCTTCGCCTTCGGCGCCATCTTGACGAAAAGGATTGCTTATTCTCGTTCCCATGAGCTTATAGGATGAAGTCTCATCAGAGCCTCGCGATAGTTTATCCATAGCGTTGATTGGGTGATCAGTAGTGTAAGGCTTCCTGGGAATTGCAGTTCCACTTCATTTCCCAGCGTGAGATCAAGCATGCGCCACCCGTCTCTTTGAAAGGTCTTAAGGCTTCATGGgagttgtagtttttgtttttgtttggattttttttttttttcctgacgcAAGGTTTTTCTGGGGATTAGTAGTTTTTAAAAGATCCATGTTTCTGTCGGCTTAAGTCTGTGGGTGGTTATAGCACCTGCTGGTTGAGTCTGGTCCTTGCCACTTCACTTCTTGAGCGATTTCCAGCCTTAGGGGAGAGATTTGCAGTGTTAGAAGCCAGTAGTAACACTACCAACTGGGAAGAATACAACTTGGGAGACTGGAGAGAAGCTCAGCACTTAAGATCTTGTACTTctcggggcagtggtggcacacgcctttaatcccagcactcgggaggcagaggccagcctgggctacagagtgagttccaggaaaggctccaaagctacacagagaaaccctgtctcaaaaaaaaaaaaagatcatgtaCTTCTCTTTCGGAGGACCTGAGCCTGAGTTGGATTCCTAGCAGTCACACCTCTGagggcacatacccacacataagcagtattaaaaagaattttaaagctGATTGTGGACTctacatgcctttagttccagcagtTCAAGCctggcctagtctacatagcaaggtccaggacagccagcgctacatagaaagaccctgtctcaaagaaggaaaaaaaaaaaattaaatataatgtgtagcttggtgtggtggcaaacacctttaatttagcaccaggaggtggaggcaggcagatctctgtgaattcaggatcagcctggtctacatagcaataTACAAGCTAGCCAGGTATATGTAAtgaaactgtatctcaaaaaaaaaaaaaaagacagacagacagattgaaGCCCTTCATAGGccgcatctgtaatcccaacattcttGAGACAGAAGATGGGCACaaagtcaaggctagcctgttgtacacagtaagttctagacCCGCCAGCACTACATGTAATGAGACTATCACAACAATAAACAAAGTACGAATAGAATGCGATGGGACACAGGTAGAGGAGAAGCAAAGCTGTGCAATGTTAGAACATGATTTTCTCTAACTTCTACCTATAGCATCTGTGGAAAATTGAGGTTCCATAGATAGATGTGATTTAGTGTTTACCACAGTGATTTGGTGGCAGAGAAAAAATGGAGCATGAGCtggaagagagttccagaagagcTACAAAAtagccacacacagagagaattttccaaataatttttagcgtagtttttaaagattttatttatgtcaggctgtggtggtgcatgccattaatccagcacttgggaggcagagacaggtgggtctctgtgagttctaggacatctaggactgcacagagaaaccctatctggagaaataaaaaacaaacaaacaaataaataaatttttttagggatttttttgtttgtttgctttttgttttgttttgagacagggtttctccgtgtagctttgtgcctttccaggaactcactttggagaccaggctggcctcaaactcccagagatccacctgcctctgtctccttagtgctgggattaaagctgtgtgtcaccaccacccggcaggggATGGTtcatgagacagggtttttctgtgtaaccttgACTGTCCCGGAATTTACCTTGGACTCATAGAGATTAGCCCGCCTCTGCCCCCTGagagttgagattaaaggcgtgtgccaccacctggccctatgattttatttatttatgtgtgtctgtctgtctgtctgtatttgtgtgcctgtgtgtaggtGCCCAGAAAAGCCAGGTTTCAGATATCCTGGACATGGAATTATTGGTAGTTGTGAACTACTATATGTcagtgcttggaactgaactcaaggtcctctgtaagaacagcatgTACACCTGGGCATTGGTGCTGGAAACtgttaaccccagcacttggaggcagagacgggaggatatctgaattcaaggccagcctgggctacagagagaaaccctgtttcaaaattataaacaaaacaaaacaaacaaacaaagaaacaaaaaacaaagaacaactgCTGAATCATTCTACAGTACTTAGtaattattcattcattgtttcatttatttatctatttatttatttatttagccagagctgaggatccaacccagggtcttgtgcatgctaggcaagcactctaccactgaactaaatccccaacccctagtacTTAATatttaaagtgattttattttatgcgtctgaatgttttgcctatgaacttctgtgcctggtgccagagaaGACCAGCAGAGTGCACAAGCAGCCAACTGTTCTTAATCCTTTAACTGTTGCTCCAGACCTACCTAATCTTCTGTTTTTTTGTAggtcaggatggccttgaaatcagagatcttcctgccttttcctcccagtgctgggactaaaagcatgtgtcaccccACTCACCtggcctatttttttttcctcgagacagggtctctctgtgtagctttgtgcctttcctggaactccctttgtagcccaggctggcctcgaactcacagagatccgcctgcctctgcctcccgagtgctgggatcaaaggcgtgagccaccaccgcctgctgccttctattttttgagacaggatttcactatccAGCTCTGGATTGCCTGGAGTTCCCTATGTAAAtcgggctggcttcaaactcacaaagatctgatctgcctgcctctgcctccaagtgtggaagtcaccacactcagctttttttgtttttgtttttgttttgttttgtttttttgacaaaaatctccctctgtagcccagtctcatgagtgctggaatcacaggtgtgagCCAGCTTGCTAGACTTTAGTAATACTCGTAAAGTAGTTCTAGACACAGTTGAAACAGCATATGATttctctaggacagtggttctcaaccttcctaatgctgcgacaccccccccccttttttttttacagtttttcatgttgtggtgacttccaaacataaaattatttcctttcctttctttctttctctatttcttccttccttccttctttcctttctttccttttttggtttttcgagacagggtttctctgtgtagctttgtgcctttcctggatctcgctctgtagaccaggctggcctcgaactcacgaagatcctcctggctctgcctcccgagtgctgggatcaaaggcgtgagccaccaccgtccggcataaaattattttcgatGCTACATCATAACTAagtcgtaatgtaaatatctgtgttttctgatggtcttaggtgacccagAGGGATAGTGACTCAcagcgacccacaggttgagaaccaccgctctagGATAACCTAATCCTGTGAATAATTTCATAGTCCTCAACTCTGAACTAGACGTCCCTGTCTAGGACTGTGTTCCATTCATCTTCACATCTTCAAATTTAGCTTCAGACATGTAACAGTTTCTTCCGAGGAGAAAACAGTGAACACCCGAATTAGAAGCGAGTCCTAGAGTCCCAGAATTGTGATACGGAATTCCATTCTACCTAATTCCAGTCTACCTAACATTTCTTCATCCTCTTCGGTAGGAGGCTTGACGGAGAAAAGAGCAGATCTGAGATGTCTGGTCCTTGGTGGACACCTCGTTCTGATCTTGGCACCCCCTTTTGGCGCTTCGTCCCACCTCTCGGGGCAGAAGGGCAAGCAGGGGCAGACTCCATGAGTCATGTTCCAGGCCTGGAGTCGTGGAGGGAAGCGCCGCCTCTCCTTGggccccttctctcccccttttcCCCTCGGCGGCTCTGGGTCTTGCCAGATGCTGCGCTACAGGCACCGGTTCCCCATCACCAGTTCTGTTGGGTAAGGGGTCCCAAGGAAGATGCAGCCCCGACAGGGAGATGAAGGGGAGAGAGGTTTAGGGGATCCCAGTCTGGAAAGGCTCCAGCCTGGGTGGAGGCTGCCTTGGTGTGGGTAAGGAATCTGGACCGCGAGCTAGAGCCCGGGCAGCGcggggaaggagagagcaggggGGTGGCGAGGGCCGCGACAGGGGCGGCTGCTAGCCCCGGCGCGGCGGGGTGCGGGGCAGGGGGCGGCCCTTCTCCAGGAATTTCCGGGGATCGTGTTACAGCGTTCGCCGAGTGGGACGGCAGGCCTCGCCGCGGGTCCAGGGCCCTCGCCCCCTCCTCTCACCGTTGGCGGGCGTCGGCAGCGCCGCCCCTGCGCGCACTGACCCGGTGTGGCGGGGCGGCCCCGAGCCCCCAGGCCGCTCTGTTATGGTAGGGCCGTCCCAGCCCCGAGTTGTCGTCGGGTCTCCGCGGCCCCGCGTTATCGTAGGAGCTGTCAGACCCCGTGTCATTGTAGGGTCCACGCGGACCCGGGCTCCCCGGGACGCGACTCCCCGCCCACAGCTAGCGGCAGGGGGGTCTCCCCGCCCCCGAGTGGTCTTCGGAACGCCCCGGGCTCGCGTAATTGTAGGCTCTCCCAGACCCGGGGTGATCGTCTCGTCCCCTTGGCCCGCGGTGGTCGTAGCGTCTCCGAGGCCGAGGGCTCCTGCAGGTTCCCCGTGGCCCCGGGTGATTGTCGGTACCCCGCGTCCACGAGTGATCGTCGGGTCCCCACGGGCCCGGGCCGCCGGGGCGGATCAAGCCTCCGCGCCTTCCCGGGGAGCCCCCCAAGGCCGCAGACAAGATGAACATTCTGGCGCCCGTGCGGAGGGACCGCGTCCTGGCGGAGCTGCCCCAGGTAGGCACCAGGGCCACGTCGGGCCTCTCTGGCTGTAGCGGAGTGTGGGCGGGAAGAGGTGGCACCCGAGCAGTTGGATTGGGCCCAGCCCTGTCGCCCAGCAAGGCCCGCTGTTCCTGGGTGGTccacttcccaccccacccccaacctctgGCTGCTTGGTCAAGGGGACAAAAGCCCCATTCTCACAATGTCCCTCCTAGTGCCTGAGGAAGGAGGCCGCTTTGCACGTGCGCAAAGACTTCCACCCCCGCGTCACTTGCGCCTGCCAGGAGCACCGGACAGGCACCGTGGGGTGAGTTAGGGACACCtctaactaaaaagaaaacactcaagAAACTTTGAAGGCATTCGAATGACCCCTTTGAGGCTCCAAGGTTATGCCTTAGCTCTGAcgttttcccttttcctcccaaCGAGTTTGTTTCGAGCCTATGGAGAAGGCATCCAACGTAGGGAGGTCATACACCATCATAGAGCCTCTAGGCTGGGGTGTGTGCAGCTCAGAGAAAGAGAGCATTTGTCTAATGTGTGTAAAACCCTGGGCCATcacgacaccccccccccaacaccttCCCCAGGGAAAGAGAGGGGTGTGAAAGTCCCCAATGTTGAACACTGCTCCCCAGCACGTCTGTGCAGGACCTTCCAGGCTCCCAGGGAGGCCTGCTGTGGATGGTAATGTACCTTTCTGCTTAGGTGTAACTAAGACCCAGTAAGAGCATTAGAACCCCTTAGAGTGAAAAGTTGATGTTCACTTCCTCTGTCCAGCAGATTTAAGATATCCAAGGTCATCGTTGTGGGGGACCTGTCCGTGGGGAAGACCTGTCTCATTAATAGGTAACCGGGCACTGGAGCTTGGCTGGGCAAGGACACAGTAGGGTCAGTCTTCACAAGGAGGGCTGTGCTACAGGCTACTTGGTGCCTCCTCAGGTTCTGCAAAGACACTTTTGATAAAAATTACAAGGCCACCATCGGAGTGGATTTTGAGATGGAACGATTTGAAGTGTTGGGTGTCCCCTTCAGTCTCCAACTGTGAGTATCCCGTCCCGTCCACCCCTTCCAGCCAGCCTTGTCCCCCTGCTGTGTACACCCTGCTATCTGTTCTACTTGTCTGTCTTCCAGTTGGGACACTGCTGGGCAGGAGAGGTTCAAATGCATCGCTTCCACCTACTACCGAGGAGCCCAAGGTATGCCTTGGGCCCCGGAAGGCAGGCAGTCTGAGAGCGAGCACGTGGAGCTAGAGCTAGGGGGTAGGGGAAGTGAGCCTCAGGCAACTATCTCTCTGCCAGCCTGGAGCTGTTTCTGTCCCTCTTTCAGCCATCATCATCGTCTTCAACCTGAATGACGTGGCATCCCTGGAGCACACCAAGTATGTGAGGATGCCCGGAACACAGTGGGAAAGTCCAGGGAGGCCTTAGAAAAGGAGATCAGAAAAAGAGGGTGTGTCTGTAGCTTCGTGGTAGAGCACCTTCCATCAATGCATGGGGAACTGGGATCAATCCTCTGAGTCATCCAGTAGGGCACAGAGAGAAAAACCAGAGCTAGTACCGGACATGGGGAAGATGGTGGGTGGGGTCTGTCGGGCTCACTCACTTCTTACTTACTGCTTGTCCACCATCTGTGGCAGGCAATGGCTCGCTGATGCACTCAAGGAGAATGACCCTTCCAACGTGCTTCTCTTCCTTGTGGGTTCCAAGAAGgatatgagtgtgagtgtgccaGTGGGGGAACTTCCCACATTGGTGATGGGACCCACCCCCAACTGATGCTGATTTTCTCACAGACTCCTGCTCAGTATTCCCTAATGGAGAAGGATGCCCTCAAGGTGGCCCAAGAGATTAAGGCTGAGTATTGGGCAGTGTCCTCCCTCACTGGTGAGTTGGGGCCCGGCCTTCTGCTGTGTGTGCCTGCTCACCTCTCCCCTCACTCCTACGTCTGGAGCTGGGTCCAGTGTTCTACATACTGTTAACCCTGAGCATCCATTTTTGCTCCCCATGTCAGGTGAGAATGTCCGGGAATTCTTCTTCCGTGTGGCAGCGTTGACCTTTGAGGCCAATGTCCTGGCTGAGCTGGAGAAATCGGGGGCTCGGCGCATTGGGGATGTTGTTCGTAAGTGCTTACCGTGTTGGAGGTGGCAGAGAGCAAGGGGAGGAACCTCCAATCCTGCTTCATACATTTCCCACCCTTTTCCAGGCATCAACAGTGATGACAAAAACCTCTACTTAACTGCCAGCAAGAAAAAGGCCACATGCTGTCCCTGAAGAGGACTGTCCAGAAACTGCCCATTCCTTTGGCACTATGCCACACCAAATGCTTCAGAACTCAACTCCTGGACGTTTGCACTGACTTTTTCCAGACCAAAGAGGTGCCCCTTGAAGGCAGTGCCCCCAGAGGGTAACTGGGACCATGCTAGTCACTTCCTGCCCCCAGGCACCATGCCAAAGACTGGATGACCCTTGACCCCTCTGGGGCTCTCCAGGGTGCCTGGTGGGGGCCAGTGTTCCTGCTGCTTTTGCTCAGCCTGCTGGGCCCCTTATGGTATGATGATGCTTAATAATTCCAGCCTTATACTGTGCCTTATGTATTAAAGTCTGTTATTAGCATGTTCTGGGATGGAATCCTTTACAGGGGATAATGTGGAATGAGTAGGGACATGAAGTGGTTTAGGGACTGGAACCCTTGTGGAGAGTCTGTCTATTCCTGCCCCCTAAGACAGGGCTCACACCTGGATGACACCTCAGAGACCAGGTTTTAAAGGACTGATTGTATCCTTTAGATCCACATTGGGTTAAAATCTGAATAATTACCCTTTTTATTCTTTATCAtctgtcttctttcctccctctctgtctccccctctctttgaggcagggtctcttgtaggccagcctgacctagaaATTACTATGTATCTGAGTACTAAGTGACAGTGTCCCTAGAGAGACATGATCAACCCTGTTTGTGCCAGGGAGGGAACTGATGACAGTGAGCTATGTATCATCGAAGTCCGACTTGGTGAACACATGAGTTTTATTCAGGTTACTTATAGGGGTATGGATGAGTGTCTAAGCTGCAAGCTGTAAAGATATATGAAGtgggatttcagctgattatgacaagctaatacctggaagaagccaagggccttctaGAGGTCAAGCcgaggctcaaggagccttggtgatattggcttttgattatcagccgtttcctgctatgagtttcttgtgttctactgtagcttttccatcattcattggaCACAAtctcccctctactaaaggaatatttacaTAACCTTCTGAGCAGTAACAcagccaggatccctaatttcaggcctttctgtaattattgtcattagcagcaactggccaggaccatccccagagggacgatgaaagtatcttatcagagatacctctgcaCTCTctagaacagacttaagcatccagactatcatcagtttgagaaggcctggtggatgtgctaattaaaCTTAACCTTCTCCTTTCCAAAATCTCATCTCtagatccacccttaacaattaactcagaactaaagggttccaacttacaagtacatctagctgtgatggaagtagcctagccaagttgcctagtGATGGAGCACACTTGCCAgaaacagcaggagcagagatagcttggagagataagggtcaaagggataaaaaggcagttttattttcagagagcaattagacagagaagagagaagagaactggaGAACTAGGTGGAGAACTTGAGGAcaggatggaagatgaggaagagccagatggaaaATTACTAAATGGATAAGAAAGAGATAAGAACCTGGATGAGGCGGAactgagatgagagaattaagatagaacttagaggggacagcagataaagaGAGAGATACCAGGCAAGAAAGCAGCgaggcacaagaacagaactgaagctgtgtagataggacttttatcccagaggaatagaGTAGGTGGACAAAGAGCTTGCTGTATTTAAGAttcttttcccaaaaataattctcaccatttgtagtttcttttctgggcccctgggaagaatattattaaggctggtcctaaTAATATTCGAGATGTCTACTCAAGATACAGCTTCGTCACCAAAAGCTACCTCAGTACGAGTGCCAGCTTAtgaaacctggagcttgctgcaCAGCCTtaaggcagctgaacaggttgGAGGGTCTTTCTTCCAGCCAGTTCAGCTCATCTGAGAGTATCTCTCAAGCAGTCCCGACTAATTAAATACGCTTGGGGAAGGAGGAGCCTAGTATATCTGCTCAACATCAGGACTTCCTGAAGTCTTTGcattgtttacttcctgagagTAAAGAGCTTCCCTGCAGACCATCCTGTCATTTAAGGGGCTTCCATCCAAGATGGAAGGTTTTATgtcagaggaaattgctacagaacattcctctccttccttggACTCTTAaatcctttctgcctcctttcctaAAGGTCCCTGAGACTTAGAGGAAGTTACATAGAAGTCTGAGTGTGGCCAACTAACTCTAGTGGGATACTGGTGTCTTTTCATGTATCCCCATCTTACATGGCGTAACTGGTGACAAGCCTTGGCaatatttcttttcctataaAAACACAAGTGAGGAGAAGGCAGAAAATGACCTATAGTCATAAATAGAGATGTTGGGGAACAACTTAGCTGGTACATCATACTCACTTACCAAAGCAATAGGTGTCGATtttccatgggggggggggggggggctatgacGTCTCTCACCATAGGTTTTTGTCTAAGGCCCATATCAGATGTGACTTCCTTTTTGGAGACTTTGCTTAAGTCCAAgcagaaaatttgttttattcattactGCTTATGCCTCGACTGCACTGGCTGACCGAGCTTGTCTGGCCCTTCCATCACGAAGCATGCAGAATCCACAGCTGAGTGGGACATTCCGGCCATGGTCCTCCCCAGCAACCTCTGTTGCACTTTCTGGTACTACAAGAGCTAGGTAAGGGACATTTTTGGCTCGGTCCTAGACTTATTTTTCCAAGTTCTGTAACCAACACATGAGACATCATTAACAAGGTCTTACCATTCAGTTTTGGAATGTCACTGACAGCAATGGTAACAGCATTGATTCCTAGAAGGCCTTCTCTGGCCTTCCTGCCAACAACTCCTATGGAGGTAATCCACCCCTAGGACCAGgggtttatatttatttttgataggGTTTCATGGTTAGCCCCATGACCTGGAcctcagagatcccctgcctctacctcccaattaaaggcatatgccatcacacctggccttgTTCctgcttcttattttttttttttttattttttcctcttttgagttAGCATCTCTCTACATAATcccggctgtcctagaactcactatgaaagccaggctggcctcaaactcagagctgctttcgagtgtttggattaaaggtgagcactagggctagagagatgtctcagtggttaagagcaatgactgctctttcagaggactcaggttcaattcccagcacccacatggcagtttacaactgtctgtaactggaATCTAACACTGTTACACAAACtaacatacaggcaaaacaccaatgcacataaaaaagaaaggctAGCACCATCATGTCTAgttctctttagaatatcttttaaaaatttattttatgtgcattagtgttttgccttggttgtcaggtcccctgaaactagagttaca
Above is a window of Onychomys torridus chromosome 8, mOncTor1.1, whole genome shotgun sequence DNA encoding:
- the Rab34 gene encoding ras-related protein Rab-34 isoform X2; the encoded protein is MNILAPVRRDRVLAELPQCLRKEAALHVRKDFHPRVTCACQEHRTGTVGFKISKVIVVGDLSVGKTCLINRFCKDTFDKNYKATIGVDFEMERFEVLGVPFSLQLWDTAGQERFKCIASTYYRGAQAIIIVFNLNDVASLEHTKQWLADALKENDPSNVLLFLVGSKKDMSTPAQYSLMEKDALKVAQEIKAEYWAVSSLTGENVREFFFRVAALTFEANVLAELEKSGARRIGDVVRINSDDKNLYLTASKKKATCCP
- the Rab34 gene encoding ras-related protein Rab-34 isoform X1; this encodes MNILAPVRRDRVLAELPQCLRKEAALHVRKDFHPRVTCACQEHRTGTVGRFKISKVIVVGDLSVGKTCLINRFCKDTFDKNYKATIGVDFEMERFEVLGVPFSLQLWDTAGQERFKCIASTYYRGAQAIIIVFNLNDVASLEHTKQWLADALKENDPSNVLLFLVGSKKDMSTPAQYSLMEKDALKVAQEIKAEYWAVSSLTGENVREFFFRVAALTFEANVLAELEKSGARRIGDVVRINSDDKNLYLTASKKKATCCP